Proteins from one Capricornis sumatraensis isolate serow.1 chromosome 2, serow.2, whole genome shotgun sequence genomic window:
- the LOC138073964 gene encoding tetraspanin-31-like, with the protein MVCGGFACSKNALCALNVVYMLTDVINASWWVMSNNTRDELERSFDCCGLFNLTNLDQQDYAFCTAVCKSRSPTCQTCGEKFLKHSDEALKILGGVGLFFSFTEILGVWLAMRFRNQKDPRANPSAFL; encoded by the exons ATGGTTTGCGGAGGCTTTGCCTGCTCCAAGAATGCGCTCTGCGCGCTCAACGTGGTCTACATGCTG ACAGATGTCATCAATGCTTCTTGGTGGGTCATGAGCAACAATACCCGGGATGAACTGGAAAGAAGTTTTGATTGCTGTGGCTTGTTCAACCTTACAAACCTGGATCAACAGGATTATGCTTTCTGCACTGCAGTCTGCAAGAGCCGGAGCCCCACATGTCAGACGTGTGGAGAAAAGTTTCTTAAGCATTCAGATGAAGCCCTGAAAATCCTGGGAGGTGTTGGACTCTTCTTTAGCTTCACAGAGATCCTTGGTGTTTGGCTAGCGATGAGATTTCGGAATCAGAAGGATCCTCGAGCCAACCCCAGTGCCTTTCTATGA